The segment cacagacacacacacatactatatatatgtatatatatatatatatatatatatatatatatatatatatatatatatatatatatatatatatatatatatatatatatatatatatatatatatatcaactaTCTTGGCGTACCACCTggtaaaacaatttttaatagCTTCCTGTAGCTTTTTTTATCACAGGAAAACAGATTTAGGACCCTGCATAGCTAAattgtaaaattgtatttgCCAAGCATAATTCAATagtctgaataaataaaattgaaaacagATTTATCCTTAATCTGATGGGTAGCAGGAAGCACAATTGGTCATTTATTTGCAATGCATTTGGGATTAGTGACTGGTGGGTgaacagtgaaataattatgGACAGTTAAGACATGACAATGCATATGGATCACCGAAAGGACAGCTAAATGACTAATGCATCGTCTGTTTCTCCCTTTGACAGTAAAATGGGCCCTATTCAGTTTAAAGTTACCATTTTAATGCTAGTCAAGATGCATATGAGATTGTGAAGTGACTCATTAATACAAAACAAAGTAACCAAACCAGCACTTGAAGTATGCCtgcaagaaatatatatatatatatatatatatatatatatatatatatatatatatatatatatatatatatatatatatatatacagtatatacaagGATTTGAACCCATTGATTAATACCTAATtgaattattgtgttttttctcaTCAGATCAAGCTGGCCTTTTTTGTGGCCATAGTGGGTGTCGTCCTGACAGTCCTTGGAGTTGGGACAGAATTCTGGGTGGAGCTTGCACCCTCAAAGAATTTTTATAACAATCTGGTAAAACATCAGACATCAAACAGTACTTCCATAACATTGGGTTTATTGTTCATAAAGCAGATATCTTATTGTAAAAATACTATGCTATGACCAAACAATGCTGCTGCACATCTTGTGTTCTTTGTGCTTTATTTTACAGACTTGTCTGACAGCTCACTACGGTCTGTGGAAGGGCTGCACCAAGACCCTGTGGGTGGCTGATATCGACCCAGAACGTGAGAGCTGTGGACCCGCGGAGCTTCCTGGAGGTGACTAAAAGACAGCTGACTCCTTAGATTGGttcttggggattttttttcttttaaatgctgCCTGCTCTGTCAGCGAAAGCGAGGTTCAGGTAGATGATTGACAGGCCAACTAGCTGACTGCGAAACCTGTTGGACGGCTCAGTTTGAGGGAGTGAGTGAGCTTGACTGAGTGGTCTACCTGAGTTGCTGGTCAGACAAATGATGTCTGGCTCATGGTGTGACAGCGATTTGTCTGAATACTTTGGCTGAGTAACTGGCTGAGTCACTGCAACCATGTCAGGCTGAAattatccaatttttttttcagatcagcTACTCTGATACTTGAGATTCTCTGACACTAGAGACTAGTGTGTCTGAATAGTCATGTTCGAGTTGCATACATTTTTGCAGATTTGCGCTGAGCACTGCCTTACTCTATACTTTATACAGCTAGAGAAAACATGctctggcatctcattaaaaaaCTCTAACCTATAAAGTACAGTATGTTGAAATTTTGCAAGGTTTTGAAACATTAGTCCTTGCCGTCTCCATATTGGTAACTGGCCTTATTTATTCCTGTAGTTTAGAATGGGCATATTGATTTCTCTAAAGTTACTGCAGTATTTATAACCTTTATCTTCAAGCCTGTATCTATTTAGTATTTATTAAAATCATAGTTTGATTACACCAAATGAatcaatgttaaaaaatatatcaggAATATAGTTTATGAATTTCTGAAGAGAGGATTGGTTAAAGGGTTAAAGTTAGATAATATCTTCTCTTGGCGTCTTCATTAAGTATATTTCTAGATTAGTTGGAACCAAAGCCTCTACcagcttaaaataaaactcCAATTTCCTTTTTAAACCTTCAAACTGTCACCATGTTCACATTGGGCAGGTATTTATCATTAAGTGGGAGGTTATTTGCAGAAGAAAGGGAGGTAGAGGGCAGGAAACCACCAATGTTCTCTCTGTTGAAAACACAACTATAGGATGTAAGCCTCCTATAACAATAACGTGTTCTAAAACGTGAACttttcgctttttttttttactttttcgtTATCTAATTCCTCTGATCAGAATTGCTTTACAAGTTTCTGTTGTCACACAGGAAGCTCATCAGTGATGTCCGGGCCGATTCAATGCATTCAAATATTATTGagaagttcatttatttcagcaactgCACTCAGCAACTGCAGCCATATGTTTTCGGcactttctttttaataattttgataATTTTCTGCTTAAAGCTAAAGCAAACATGACATTTAggattaaaatattacaagcAGACCAATACAAATATGTTTTCAAGCAGAAATAAGGGCTAAATGAAGAGTATTATTTTTAGGAGGTGCTTTTAATCCGATAAGCGTGCCTCTATATTAATGTATTTAGTCATTTGCTTCTTCTTAAATGATCTCCGAATGCATTGCATGTGTCAATTTAAAGCACCGGTgaataaaaagattatttttcttcctaaatTAAAAAAGCAAGCATAATTTTacaatcatttttttattttattctgcacATTAATGAAGAAAACTAACTagctagttttttttcttgtaaaaaggGGATCTGTAAATTATTGCTCGTCTAACCCCACAGATAGGACCATCCATTAAAAGGTGTAGTTGTCGTCTTCCATGCCAGTTGCAGTTTAATCTTATTTGATGGCTGGATTAGGATTTTCCAAACTGGGGAGCAGACTCTCGGAAAACACTTGACGACTGCTGAGATgcgggaaaaaaaagcacagcagaACACTCTGAGGACGAGGCTTTCATCAGACTAATTAAGAGtgatgtgtgtgcgtgtttgctCGGTTGCGTTTGCAAATGTGCAAGGGAACAGATAGAGGTGTCAGAATCAATTTGACTGCCAAACTCTGTAACACCCCATCCGAACAGCAGAATACAAATCGTACAGGAAGCTTTGGGTTGTCACCTTGAGCCCGTCATTGACGCTCACGGCTGATTATGGTGATTAGAgaacaattaaaattaaattgtacCGCGGTGGGATGCGGGAGACGAAGTGAGCTGTGGCTCCTTGAATTTCAATAAGATGTGCATCAGGAAAGCCTGCAGCCAGCGCACGTTGACCTGCCGGTGTTTGTGTCCGTGTCAATTACAGCcgctcttcttcctcctgcagAATCCAACTGCACCTACTTCAAATTTTTCACCACGGGGGAAAATACTGTCTTGTTTCAGAAGACAACAGAGAAGAGTGAGTCACACATGGTCCCACCTCATCTACCCACTTCctcctttttttgtcatttttaccaCATGCCTCCAAACACCTTCCTATTTTACCTTTCTGGACCTTCTCCTATGCTGCTCGTGTTCTTCTTTCTGTCACCTCCATCCTTTCCTTCACCTCTTCGCCTCACTCTTTCAGGTTGGCCGTTGTCTGCACTCAGAGTGGTTGATACGTATTCCACCCACACTGTTTGAgtgtctctgtgctgctgctAACCTCTCATTTTCTCTGACAGCCTCATAATGTATTAAGATTACACAGTGTCATAGGCTgaataaagaaagacagatgCACGTATAAATCACGTTGGTGCCACGTTGCTCTCACTCTGTAGGCCCTCCCTGTTGTAACTTGGATAAATATAGTTGGAGTAGGTGATTTGTTGTGCTTTAATGAAGCCGTGGTTTTTTTATCTGACCAGATTTAAACGTGGCTGCAGCAATGTTAGCCATGTTCAGCCTTTTCCTGATGGTGATGGGGGCCATCTGCATCACCATGTCTCTCAGTAAAGAGATCCTGTTCTTCCTGAAGCCAGCGTCGATATGCTTTATTCTGTCAGGTCAGTGAAGGTCGCCGCAGACTGGTGGGGCTGACATGAATTATTAAACTGAGCGTTATTTGCATGAAACAGTGTATTTATTAATTCTGCTGCTGCCCTCTACTCCTCTCCCACAGGCGTACTTGTGCTCCTGTCTCTCATGGTTTTCCACCAGTCTGTCCTGTCCTTCTTGGCCAGCGACCACACGGTCCCGCTCCACCATGAGCtctcctggtccgtgtcgtgcATCGGTTGTGCCGGCGCGGTTCTCATTGTGGGCGGAatcctcttcctgctgctggCGCTGCCCTGTAGCCCTTGGCAGAAGTGTCTCCCTCACAAGGAAGACAACAGTTAATGGCTTTGAGGTGATAATTTGTGCACTTTATCTGCCCCGAGCGACAAGAAGGAGGGGGCGGAGAGGTGAGGATGTTTCCCTGACATAGCCAAGCAAAAAGATCACCTATCTATTCACCATTTAGGAATCTAAATCAGTGGATTTACtaagatgtttggtgtttaGTTCATCAAATATACTTATGGGTCTTTGACTTAGACTTTGGTTTCAGATCAGTCAAATTCAAGGTAAATATTGTTGCCGCTCTTGTAAGTAAAATACCATTATAATATTTCAAAGGTAATCATTATTTAACTGCTTGAAATATACATTCATAAACCTACCTAAAGACAGAAAATCCAGATTCTGTGGAGGAAATTTTGAGACGTTACAAATGGTCATAGTGTACAGAAAAACTGTGTCACTACGCAAAGCACAACTTTCTGTATCCTTATTATTCTCTATTTGAGTTCTGCACGGCTGCAACAAAACCATTTAGGACTTTGCATTGTTTTCCAGAGAAggtggcagaaaaaaataaataaaaaaatacatgggGAAGTAATATGTGAAGAGAATCGGAGTGGATTGAAATGGCAAGCAAAACCGCAGCATCATCTGCCACCGCTGCCAGCGGAGAAACGACGGCTCCAGTCAAACCAATTAGCCTCGCCATGCCTTAGCATCAAACATGATCAAAGGGGACATTATTATTTGCcgcataaaaaaacaagatatgTTGTGGTCAATGAACAAAGCAGCATTTAAAACATAGCAACCAATTTATTTAGGCACAGATCACAAAATTAGGTCCTCCACTTTGGTGCTTACTATGTATTATTTGCTTTGTATTTATGAGACTGCTGTATTAGCATGTCATATAACTGGATAGGGAAATATATGCAATATATGGCAATGCAAACATGCAGAGAAAGCAATTAGATGAAAAACTtccaataagaaaataaacagttttttacCAGGTTGAGTTCTGAAGCCAGTCGTTGTCCATGCCACTGTTTCCTTCAGCCTCATCACCTATGTTGGCATCTGTAATCCTCTGTTTAATCTTCATCGTTTTCATGCTCAGATCATTGATGTTTCTCCAGCAAATGTTGTTCAGATCAGATGGAAATGTCTTAGAATCCACATCTGCAATCTATCAAAAGTCCCTCGTCAAACCTAGATTTGACCAAAGCCAGCAGATCACATTGAAACTTGCTTCCTTGTGGTGACCACAATAGGTAACCACTCCCCTTCGCCATCTAAGTTTAGTCCTTCTCACCTGCTGCCACAACAGATGAACTGGATGCTTACTATGTGATCAAAAAGGATGCTTTTGATTGGTTTTAGTATGGCTTTGAAAAGCTTTGTGTTTTGAATTAATCATTTATTGTAGATTCcaattttttcatatttagcAATTTTTTATCCTACagctatttaaaaggaaatgaaCAACTgcccagttaaaaaaaatctaaacataatTCAAGATTTTGATTAATAGAAAATTTCATGTCAGCTctatatttatgtataaaacTACATAATTAGAAATAACACTATTTTAcaggcaaataaataatttgctaATAGGACAAATAGTAAATATTAATTTGAAATGCATTCTTTGTTTTGTACAGAATATGGTGATCTTTATGACTGGATTTGTGTGGGAAACATGTCTATATTGTCTTACTTATAAACCTGCAAGGTTTGGAGGCAATGCACTGTTATTATGTTCCATTACTTAACAATAAATGGTTTCTGGAACTTTGGCAATCTCTAAGACTTTATGATTCAGTCTTATTATATATAAAACTAAAACGGCAAACTTCAATTCACACAATCCTGTTTTGAAAGTTTTGCTCCCAGTTTTCATAAAACATTGTTGTTCAGCTACAActaattgttttctttaaatgcatACAGCTAAATTGTTAAATATGCGTTCAGTAAAAATATTTGGCTTGGGCATCCATGTCGGCTTTAGCGCATTCATTTGAACTTGAATTCTGTTATTTCCTTTGTCTGGTCTTCACTCTTGCCTCATCCTGTCATATGAAATAATCTGTATGTATGATCACTAGATACACAAAAACTTCCCTCCTGGAACAAACAGTATATTGACCTCCGAACTGAGAACCTCAGTTAGAAAACCCTTTTTCATTCTTTCCAGCtgatgagagaaagaaaagctgttttctGTGTACTTCTTCATTTTTGCTGTGTTACCTTTTGTTTGTGTATACTTTATGCGTCGTTGATGAATATCGGAGCATAGGTCAACAGCAACAGTAAAAACAACTGACTGATAAATTTAACATTGATCATCCACTTGTCATGCAACCTTCAATTTTGTGTTGTTCCTTTACCAACATGTCTTactaaaaaaagtaattgtatGAAAAAGAACGACTCTGCCTGCATGCTCAAACAAATCAAGCTACGAATGTGATGAGCACAAGGCATTGATCACagcctgaaaaaacaaacaaacataatttacacaaataatatgaaaagagttttattgttttggctTATTATACCTATGTTATAGCTATATGGCTTGCATTTTCAGGCTCATGAATACTTGCTTAGTTTGCAGtcttttgatttgctttttacCGTGTTGTTTGCTTTTTCACTGTTCTGTACAGGATAACTAATGTTACATATGTTAGTACGGTACAAAATTCCCAGTACAGGGAATTTGATCAGGCAAAGAAAATGCTACTGACGTTCAAAAGAGGATCCAAACAATaggtttttattgctttgtgtTATGAGCCACAAGCGATAATGACAATCCAGCAGTGTCTAAAGCCCTCCCCATCAAGTTAATGCAAAACTGAGTTAAAAGGTATTTGATACTTGGGTAAGCATCAAAAAGGGTAAGTAGTGATTGTATGGTAAGCCAAACGAGTCACATTTCAATCCCTGGTTGTGTCTCATAAACCTTATTAGATACTACTCCGGGTTCAGCACTGCCTTTTAATTTGCACGAGGTCCAAGCCAATctaattaaaactatttttctcTATTGTAATATTAAGACATGAAGTATCAAGGTATGGACTAGATGTGTACACTCTTAGTTATTGTTCTTTTTAGTTATGTTTCTGATAGACCATTCTCACCTTGCTGTACATGGGACCTGCGCCTACTCTGTCAgtattaaaaaacagaaaaagaaaatgtggaatTTGTTTGCTTCTAGCTGTTGTATCAAATCAAACAtaattctggtatcaaaacgtagAAATGCACCACTATAATGCACAACTATATATGTACACGCCTACTACACACTTGCTATGGATATTCAGTCTCCTACCAGCCAACCTCCAAGTAGTCCTGCAATATTCACAGTCTGACAGTTTTCTTATTTTGCTTcataaacaaaatatatcatTGAAGCCAGTAAGTAGTAAACagcttaatttatttaaaggtattttGTACAGTTATACTGATGCTTAATGttcatttcttttgcttttcaatCCGCCAAACCCTGCACTGTATGGTAACCATCACAATAAGAACACCCATTTTTAAATGAGACGTGGGACATATACAAAAACATTGTCACAAGGAGATgaatcaaaatattgttaaatgcTGATTAT is part of the Fundulus heteroclitus isolate FHET01 chromosome 13, MU-UCD_Fhet_4.1, whole genome shotgun sequence genome and harbors:
- the LOC105934091 gene encoding voltage-dependent calcium channel gamma-6 subunit-like, with product MWSTFFVTDEEGRTVVPGAAGAPGMVAPGGPPQAAGGLATLMGGRSTFAGSKRRRTTSTGRGMSEAQEGKIKLAFFVAIVGVVLTVLGVGTEFWVELAPSKNFYNNLTCLTAHYGLWKGCTKTLWVADIDPERESCGPAELPGESNCTYFKFFTTGENTVLFQKTTEKNLNVAAAMLAMFSLFLMVMGAICITMSLSKEILFFLKPASICFILSGVLVLLSLMVFHQSVLSFLASDHTVPLHHELSWSVSCIGCAGAVLIVGGILFLLLALPCSPWQKCLPHKEDNS